One Fusarium oxysporum f. sp. lycopersici 4287 chromosome 8, whole genome shotgun sequence genomic region harbors:
- a CDS encoding tRNA (uracil-O(2)-)-methyltransferase: protein MEFQKKAPFEPEEFPPGSPPVIRERCGEVTWLPMCRHTCTFETQHFDKIMLNLVENPNLNSKWLFRADVLFDDDCQNPAPEADGAIQSHPRVLDFQGFSRQRTIVRRLIPRNTLRDAPLEQTCSFYQSISHEDQEADGEATLSRSLVVYIPHTSSAADLPFYHPKVKGISQLHEWDVATNTGTISVHFALFEPETGEEEVDQVKLGRIAYHLLQTIHKHGHSTARGYVKRVHHDVIVPRERFQDRYSELKNKYARALVKSWLETTDPAKHVFEDLGIAAFLIELWKEMYHNGDFPGFVDIGCGNGLLVHILRMEGYVGWGFDARERKSWSQYNSPFPGSLSGNSLQRLLLLPSVIPKEAASDDTRVVNSEDIHDGLFPKGTFIISNHADELTPWTPILAAISQCPFIMIPCCSHNLTGDRWRAPPPRDKTKSKSMFASLVDWVTQIAEDCGWNVETEMLRIPSTRNTGLVGRENTRKVEEVDIHGILQKYGGVQGYYDNVVKLLKSSPRGH, encoded by the coding sequence ATGGAGTTTCAAAAGAAGGCACCTTTTGAGCCCGAGGAGTTTCCTCCGGGATCGCCACCCGTAATCCGCGAACGTTGCGGCGAAGTTACCTGGTTACCTATGTGCCGCCACACATGCACGTTTGAGACTCAGCATTTCGACAAGATTATGCTCAACCTTGTTGAGAACCCAAACCTCAACTCCAAGTGGTTGTTTCGTGCAGATGTTCTCTTCGACGATGACTGTCAGAACCCTGCCCCTGAAGCTGACGGTGCCATCCAAAGCCACCCTCGGGTTCTCGACTTCCAAGGATTCAGCCGGCAAAGAACCATTGTGCGCCGATTGATACCCCGAAACACACTTCGCGATGCTCCATTAGAGCAGACATGCTCCTTCTATCAATCAATTAGTCATGaggatcaagaagctgaCGGGGAAGCCACCCTGTCAAGATCACTGGTCGTGTATATACCACATACCTCCTCTGCTGCAGACCTACCCTTCTATCACCCAAAGGTCAAGGGTATCAGCCAGCTTCATGAATGGGATGTAGCCACCAACACAGGCACCATCTCCGTTCACTTTGCACTCTTTGAACCTGAGAcaggcgaggaagaggtcGACCAAGTCAAATTGGGGAGGATCGCTtaccatcttctccagacCATCCACAAACATGGTCACAGCACCGCTAGAGGCTACGTCAAAAGAGTTCATCACGATGTCATTGTACCCCGAGAGAGGTTTCAGGATAGGTACTCTGAACTCAAAAACAAATACGCCAGAGCTCTTGTCAAGTCCTGGCTTGAGACTACAGATCCTGCAAAACATGTGTTCGAGGATCTGGGTATCGCAGCATTTCTGATTGAGCTATGGAAAGAGATGTACCACAATGGGGACTTTCCAGGGTTTGTGGATATCGGCTGCGGAAATGGGTTACTGGTTCATATTCTTAGGATGGAAGGATATGTTGGTTGGGGTTTCGATGCCCGCGAGCGTAAGTCGTGGTCTCAGTACAACTCACCGTTCCCAGGATCACTCTCTGGGAACTCCCTTCAGAGATTGCTCTTACTTCCCAGTGTCATTCCCAAGGAGGCGGCGAGTGATGATACTAGAGTAGTCAACTCTGAAGACATTCATGACGGCCTCTTCCCCAAAGGCACATTCATAATTTCTAACCACGCCGACGAGCTGACACCTTGGACACCAATTCTTGCCGCCATATCTCAATGCCCGTTCATCATGATACCATGTTGCAGCCACAATCTTACAGGAGACAGATGGCGAGCACCTCCGCCCCGAGACAAGACCAAATCAAAAAGTATGTTTGCATCTTTAGTCGACTGGGTTACGCAGATAGCGGAAGATTGCGGGTGGAACGTTGAGACGGAGATGTTAAGGATACCAAGTACTCGAAACACAGGCTTGGTCGGCCGAGAGAACACAaggaaggttgaagaggtcgATATACACGGGATACTGCAGAAGTACGGAGGAGTACAAGGGTATTACGACAATGTTGTCAAGCTGCTCAAATCGTCCCCCAGAGGACACTGA
- a CDS encoding eukaryotic translation initiation factor eIF-1, protein MSIENLKTYDPFAEADEDTGETKQTQNYIHIRIQQRNGRKTLTTVQGLPKKFDQKKILKVIKKKFACNGTIVNDSEMGEVIQLQGDQRKDVQEFLIDKKEGLELDAKTIKVHGF, encoded by the exons ATGTCCATCGAAAATCTCAAGACCTACG ACCCCTTCGCCGAAGCCGACGAGGACACCGGAGAAACCAAGCAGACGCAGAATTACATCCATATACGCATTCAGC AGCGTAATGGACGTAAGACTTTGACCACTGTTCAGGGTCTCCCCAAGAAATttgaccagaagaagattcttaaggtcatcaagaagaagtttg CCTGCAATGGCACTATCGTTAACGACTCCGAGATGGGAGAGGTGATCCAGCTCCAGGGTGATCAGCGCAAAGATGTTCAGGAATTTCTCATCGACAAGAAGGAAGGCCTCGAGCTAGATGCCAAGACCATTAAGGTCCATGGTTTCTAA